A stretch of DNA from Thalassospiraceae bacterium LMO-SO8:
CCTCTTGAATCGCCTTGAGCTCGGTCATGTCGCCGGCCGGGGTCGAGGTCCCGTGCGCGTTGATGTAATCGACCTTGGTGTTGCCGAGGGCCGCCGTGGCCAGACGCATGCAGCGCATGGCCCCTTCGCCCGAGGGCGCGACCATGTCGACGCCGTCCGACGTGGCGCCGTAGCCGACCACTTCGCCGTAAATCTTGGCACCCCGGGCCTGGGCGCGTTCCAGCTCCTCAAGCACAACCACGCCGGCGCCGCCGGCGATGACGAAGCCGTCGCGGCCGGCGTCGAAGGGACGCGACGCGCGCTCGGGCGTGTCGTTGTATTTGGAGGACAGGGCCCCCATGGCGTCGAACAGCACGGTCAGCGACCAATGCAGTTCCTCCCCGCCGCCGGCGAACACCACGTCCTGCTTGCCCCATTGGATCAGCTCCGCCCCGTTGCCGATGCAATGGGCCGAGGTCGAACAGGCCGACGAGATGGAATAGCTGAGGCCGCGCATGTGGTAGGCGGTCGCCATGTTGGCCGACACGGTGGAGCACATGGCCTTGGGCACCGCGTAGGGGCCGATGCGCTTGGCGCCCTTTTCCCGGGCCGTGTCGGCGGCGTCGATCAGGGCCGAGGTCGACGGCCCGCCCGAGCCCATGACCAGGCCCGTGCGCTCGTCGGACACGTCGGCGTCGGACAGTCCGGCGTCGGCGATGGCTTCCTTCATGGCGATATAGGCGTAGGCCGCCCCGTCGCCCATGAAGCGGCGCAGCTTGCGGTCGATCTTGTCGTCCATGTCGATCGTCGGAGCACCATGCAGATGCGAGCGGAACCCGCGCTCCGCATACTCAGGGCAGAACACGATGCCCGAGCGCCCCGCGCGCAGGCTGTCCGTCACCTCGGCAACGTTGCTGCCGATCGGTGACACGATTCCCATTCCGGTAACGACCACACGTCTCATGGGCTTCTCTTACTACCCTTCGGGGTCGGTAAACAAGGTTACGCGTAAGTCCTCGGTCTCGTAGGCGGTCTTGCCGTCCACGAGCATCACGCCGTTGGCGATGCCGAGGGTGATCTGACGCGCCATGACGCGCCGGATATCGATGCGGTACTGGACCAATTTCGCATCCGGCTGAACCTGGCCCGTGAACTTGACCGAGCCGACGCCCAGCGCCCGGCCGCGGCCGGGTGCCCCCGTCCAGCCCAGGTAGAAGCCCAACAGCTGCCACAAGGCGTCGAGGCCCAGGCAGCCGGGCATCACCGGGTCGCCCTGAAAGTGGCACTTGAAGAACCACAGGTCCGGATTGATGTCGAATTCCGCCTCGGCGAAGCCCTTGCCGTTGGCGCCGCCCTCGTCGGAAATCGCCGTGATGCGGTCGAACATCAGCATCGGCGGCAGTGGCAGCTGCGCATTGCCGGGACCGAACAATTCGCCCTTCCCGCAGGCGATCAAATCTTCATAGGAATAGGCGTTTTTCTTGGTCACACGCTTGCGGCCATTCCTGCCCGCCTCCC
This window harbors:
- the fabB gene encoding beta-ketoacyl-ACP synthase I, whose translation is MRRVVVTGMGIVSPIGSNVAEVTDSLRAGRSGIVFCPEYAERGFRSHLHGAPTIDMDDKIDRKLRRFMGDGAAYAYIAMKEAIADAGLSDADVSDERTGLVMGSGGPSTSALIDAADTAREKGAKRIGPYAVPKAMCSTVSANMATAYHMRGLSYSISSACSTSAHCIGNGAELIQWGKQDVVFAGGGEELHWSLTVLFDAMGALSSKYNDTPERASRPFDAGRDGFVIAGGAGVVVLEELERAQARGAKIYGEVVGYGATSDGVDMVAPSGEGAMRCMRLATAALGNTKVDYINAHGTSTPAGDMTELKAIQEVFGAHKPKISSTKSLTGHSQGATGAHEAIYSLIMLNNDFIAASANVENLDPEAGGADIVTKRIDDAGLNCVLSNSFGFGGTNATLAFKRLEA
- the fabA gene encoding 3-hydroxyacyl-[acyl-carrier-protein] dehydratase FabA; translation: MTKKNAYSYEDLIACGKGELFGPGNAQLPLPPMLMFDRITAISDEGGANGKGFAEAEFDINPDLWFFKCHFQGDPVMPGCLGLDALWQLLGFYLGWTGAPGRGRALGVGSVKFTGQVQPDAKLVQYRIDIRRVMARQITLGIANGVMLVDGKTAYETEDLRVTLFTDPEG